A window of the Entelurus aequoreus isolate RoL-2023_Sb linkage group LG28, RoL_Eaeq_v1.1, whole genome shotgun sequence genome harbors these coding sequences:
- the LOC133644912 gene encoding uncharacterized protein LOC133644912, whose protein sequence is MSAFLINKIRTKNSFSCKVGPQTLDETFSRVQQRDEDSLVYSVPTIVTKKTGRARQTNRRAAEEFSTYADVRLQKWSAEMNHRKNETAPDLNRRLFGNRLQVGPGCQSGSRVDACAWHEEVNVPKKMEGGGRAVGERDGAERKAAAAGEVDVHEPANPATDKNEEYGRQAGASAADEDDGRQASDCPGDLPNTIVSDLQTSSRLSGKTITTMAELTALVLLGALVLSQSYIPITLSLVEVGVNVTLACPRHDDRGDIFYWYKMKFGSMVQTIVEGYFGEMSLRGPFKDGRFVSARTGDMYVLNITNVHKDDEAMYTCQAGTSYNMVFTGGTHLVVKDPRRKSFQVRQIPQSKSVKGGESVTIQCSVLAESKEYFRQCPNQSSVYWLKSGSGESDPHIIYSDSDDEQDPRSCVYHLSLTVLNSSDTGTYYCAVATCGQILFGQGTHVDTQQDVKAAAVLLSALLASFAVVVTVLVA, encoded by the exons ATGTCAGCCTTCCTCATCAACaagatcaggacaaaaaacagtttttcctgcAAAG ttGGGCCACAAACACTCGATGAAACATTCAGTCGCGTCCAGCAG AGAGACGAGGACTCTTTGGTTTATTCCGTGCCGACCATTGTTACCAAGAAAACTGGCAGAGCGAGGCAGACAAATAGGAGGGCAGCAGAGGAATTCAGCACGTACGCTGACGTGCGTCTTCAAAA gtggagtgcagaaaTGAACCACAGGAAGAATGAGACAGCGCCTGACCTAAATAGGAGACTGTTTGGCAACCGATTGCAGGTgggtcctggttgccaatcaggcagcaGGGTAGACGCCTGTGCATGGCACGAGGAAGtgaatgtaccaaaaaaaatggaGGGCGGTGGGAGGGCGGTGGGAGAAC GTGATGGTGCCGAGCGTAAAGCAGCTGCAGCTGGCGAGGTGGACGTCCATGAGCCGGCCAACCCTGCGACTGACAAAAATGAGGAGTATGGGCGCCAGGCGGGAGCCTCTGCAGCAGACGAGGATGACGGCAGGCAAGCGAGCGACTGTCCTGGAGATCTg CCTAACACCATTGTCTCTGACTTGCAAACCTCCTCGAGACTTAGTGGAAAGACGATCACAACGATGGCGGAGCTGACTGCACTTGTGCTTCTCGGCGCATTGG TTCTGAGTCAATCCTACATTCCGATAACACTGAGCCTAGTGGAAGTTGGCGTTAACGTCACTTTGGCATGCCCGCGCCACGACGATAGAGGTGACATATTTTACTGGTACAAGATGAAATTCGGCTCAATGGTCCAAACCATTGTGGAGGGGTATTTCGGGGAAATGTCCCTTCGAGGACCGTTCAAGGACGGAAGATTTGTGAGCGCGCGTACGGGTGACATGTacgttttaaacatcacaaacgtACACAAAGACGATGAAGCGATGTACACCTGCCAAGCTGGGACCTCATACAACATGGTGTTCACCGGTGGCACGCATCTGGTGGTGAAAG ACCCCAGACGCAAGTCCTTCCAGGTGAGACAAATTCCGCAAAGCAAGTCGGTCAAAGGAGGCGAGTCTGTGACCATCCAGTGTTCCGTCCTAGCTGAGAGCAAAGAATATTTCCGCCAATGTCCGAACCAAAGCAGCGTCTACTGGTTGAAGTCAGGATCGGGAGAGTCTGATCCACACATCATTTACTCCGACAGTGATGATGAACAAGACCCAAGAAGCTGCGTCTACCATCTCTCTCTGACCGTACTCAACTCCTCTGATACCGGAACATACTACTGTGCCGTAGCCACGTGTGGACAGATCCTATTCGGACAAGGAACTCATGTGGACACAC